One part of the Thermococcus radiotolerans genome encodes these proteins:
- a CDS encoding DNA-directed RNA polymerase subunit P has translation MVMAVYRCAKCGKEVELDLENTREVRCPYCGSKILYKPRPRVARRVKAI, from the coding sequence ATGGTGATGGCCGTTTACCGTTGCGCAAAATGTGGAAAGGAGGTCGAGCTCGACCTCGAAAACACCAGGGAAGTCCGCTGCCCCTACTGCGGCAGCAAGATACTCTACAAGCCCAGGCCCAGGGTGGCCAGGCGCGTAAAGGCGATCTGA
- a CDS encoding ribosomal biogenesis protein: MMLITTSHRPTRRTRSFGHDLEKVFPNSLYLTRGKKTIQDLLMEAYDRNYERLLIVNVWKGNPLKMTFIKVDPEDWGYLGYLYLHGIKLQREIGFRDIRPIREEMPLVVTTAKRVGLDHVAFAQVFAELTGGKFVPRKERSLLGIADRYNTDVLSVIERHPRGMAVNFYRLDVNKEKAVGPLISVKIWIMEDGRRWDYKEAILKRGPSKE, translated from the coding sequence ATGATGCTGATAACGACTTCCCACAGACCCACAAGGAGGACGAGGAGCTTCGGCCACGACCTAGAGAAGGTCTTCCCCAACTCGCTCTACCTGACCAGGGGAAAGAAGACCATCCAGGACCTGCTCATGGAGGCCTACGACAGGAACTACGAGAGGCTCTTGATAGTCAACGTCTGGAAGGGGAACCCGCTCAAGATGACCTTTATCAAAGTTGACCCCGAGGACTGGGGCTACCTCGGCTACCTGTACCTCCACGGCATCAAGCTCCAGCGCGAGATCGGTTTTAGGGATATAAGGCCCATACGCGAGGAGATGCCACTTGTTGTAACTACCGCAAAGCGCGTCGGCCTCGACCACGTTGCCTTCGCCCAGGTTTTCGCCGAGCTGACCGGCGGAAAGTTCGTCCCGAGAAAGGAGCGCTCGCTCCTCGGGATAGCCGACAGGTACAACACCGACGTGCTGAGCGTCATCGAGAGGCACCCGCGCGGAATGGCGGTCAACTTCTACCGCCTGGACGTCAATAAGGAGAAGGCCGTTGGCCCGCTCATAAGCGTCAAGATATGGATAATGGAGGACGGGCGGAGATGGGACTACAAGGAAGCGATTCTGAAGCGTGGCCCATCGAAGGAGTGA
- the pcc1 gene encoding KEOPS complex subunit Pcc1, with the protein MGLQGSDSEAWPIEGVIELSFPDEETARIVYESVLYEHESVPYRRSRIEFLREGNRVIIRFLARDNSALRGTLNSYLRWIKVAIDAIEP; encoded by the coding sequence ATGGGACTACAAGGAAGCGATTCTGAAGCGTGGCCCATCGAAGGAGTGATCGAGCTCTCCTTTCCCGATGAGGAGACCGCGAGAATAGTTTACGAGAGCGTTCTGTACGAGCACGAGAGCGTGCCTTATCGGAGGAGCAGAATAGAGTTCCTCCGCGAGGGGAACAGGGTGATAATCAGGTTCCTCGCCCGGGACAACTCCGCCCTGAGGGGCACGCTGAACTCCTATCTGAGATGGATTAAGGTTGCCATCGATGCCATAGAACCTTGA
- a CDS encoding 50S ribosomal protein L37ae produces MGRTTKVGSAGRYGPRYGLKIRRRVAAVEAKMKQKHVCPVCGRKAVRRISTGIWQCQKCGATFAGGAYLPTTPAGKVAKRVTASKA; encoded by the coding sequence ATGGGAAGGACTACTAAGGTTGGTTCAGCCGGAAGATACGGTCCAAGGTACGGTCTCAAGATTAGAAGAAGGGTCGCGGCCGTTGAGGCCAAGATGAAGCAGAAGCACGTCTGCCCGGTCTGCGGAAGGAAGGCCGTTAGGAGGATTAGCACGGGCATATGGCAGTGCCAGAAGTGCGGCGCCACCTTCGCCGGCGGTGCCTACCTGCCGACCACTCCGGCCGGAAAGGTCGCCAAGCGTGTCACGGCCTCCAAGGCCTGA